A region from the Ancylothrix sp. D3o genome encodes:
- a CDS encoding glutaminase, with protein sequence MATSRLNLAGLPKLETWISTAQNHAKSGTLPSYIPPLAQVDKAAFALCLEAIDGEKITHGDTSLTFPLMSVIKPFLLLYCLAEFKEKTVFKIVGTEYSDQPFNSFAQLQQDGGKPRNPMINSGAIALSSLLPGKDGFSCCQTLQNWLNHHANCRLFLDEKLLYSVNSTPNPRNQVIAAELEKAGYIQNAEIALDTYNHICCLAGNIADLTQLGMLLVKPIFSPYSRMVKAIMLTCGLYQASSRFAVGVGVPVKSGVSGVILAVIPGEGVIACYSPPLDAEGNSLVGLFLVEQIVKSFNLSVFE encoded by the coding sequence ATGGCAACATCGAGATTAAATCTTGCCGGTTTACCAAAACTCGAAACCTGGATTAGCACCGCTCAAAATCACGCCAAATCTGGCACTCTCCCCTCCTACATCCCCCCACTTGCCCAAGTCGATAAAGCAGCCTTTGCGCTCTGCCTAGAAGCCATTGACGGCGAAAAAATAACGCATGGTGACACGAGTTTAACTTTCCCGTTAATGAGCGTCATAAAGCCATTTTTACTGCTTTATTGTCTTGCCGAATTTAAAGAAAAAACCGTATTTAAAATCGTTGGCACAGAATACTCAGATCAACCATTTAATTCTTTCGCCCAATTGCAACAAGACGGCGGAAAACCACGCAACCCTATGATCAATAGTGGGGCAATTGCCTTATCATCCTTACTTCCGGGGAAAGATGGTTTTTCTTGTTGTCAAACTCTCCAAAATTGGCTGAATCACCATGCAAACTGCCGACTTTTTTTAGATGAAAAATTGTTATACTCGGTTAATTCTACCCCAAATCCCCGCAATCAAGTTATCGCCGCCGAATTAGAAAAAGCCGGTTATATTCAAAACGCGGAAATTGCCCTCGATACCTACAATCACATCTGCTGCTTAGCGGGAAACATTGCTGATCTAACCCAGTTAGGGATGTTGCTGGTAAAGCCGATTTTTTCCCCCTATAGTCGGATGGTAAAAGCTATTATGTTAACCTGCGGTTTATATCAAGCTTCTAGCCGGTTTGCGGTGGGTGTTGGAGTGCCGGTGAAATCGGGAGTAAGCGGCGTAATTTTAGCCGTAATTCCGGGGGAAGGCGTTATCGCTTGTTATAGTCCGCCGTTGGATGCT
- a CDS encoding ABC transporter ATP-binding protein yields MARSRLQKLIDYMRPHWRQASLGVGALFVVNAVGVYIPLLIRNSVDKLKQVLETPASNSIQPILPYIFLVLLLASIMWAIRVASRMLLFGVGRQVEFDLKQSIFQHLLKLEPAYFANTSTGDLINRATSDVDNIRRLLGFAVLSLANTVFAYGLTLPVMLTINIRLTLLAIAVYPIMLLLVQLFANKLRNQQQRVQEELSGLSELIQEDMSGIGLIKIYAQEENERRAFRENNERLFRANLSLARTRTLLFPILAGLASLSLLILLAFGAGAIAAQEISVGDFIALILYVERLVFPTALLGFTITAYQRGEVSIDRIEAILTVEPKITDPKQPISLPVPVRGKIEARDLTYSYPGSKVEALSHINFTIEPGETVAIVGPIGSGKSTLANALPHLLEISPGQLFLDNCDITKLRLEDLRKAISYVPQDSFLFSATIKNNIRYGNPLAEKNQVENAAKEAQIHPEILNFPQQYETVVGERGITLSGGQRQRTALSRALLMEVPVLILDDALSSVDNQTATQILNNLSAGTQKKTVIFISHQMSATALADRIFVMDKGQIVETGTHAELIANDGLYRSLWDQQKLEELLR; encoded by the coding sequence ATGGCACGTTCTCGGCTACAAAAACTCATCGACTATATGCGTCCCCACTGGCGACAAGCTTCTTTAGGCGTGGGAGCATTATTTGTTGTTAATGCAGTGGGGGTTTATATTCCGCTGTTGATTCGCAACAGCGTTGATAAATTGAAACAAGTGTTAGAAACACCGGCCAGCAACAGCATTCAACCAATTTTACCCTACATTTTTCTAGTTTTATTACTGGCAAGCATTATGTGGGCAATTCGCGTCGCATCGCGGATGTTATTATTTGGGGTAGGCCGGCAGGTTGAATTTGATTTAAAGCAAAGTATCTTTCAACATCTGCTCAAATTAGAACCCGCCTATTTTGCCAACACCAGCACCGGCGACCTTATCAACCGCGCCACATCAGATGTTGATAATATCCGCCGTTTGTTAGGGTTTGCAGTATTAAGTTTAGCCAATACTGTTTTCGCTTATGGCTTAACTTTGCCCGTGATGTTAACCATCAATATCCGCTTGACTTTATTGGCAATTGCTGTTTATCCAATCATGCTTTTATTAGTGCAACTGTTTGCCAATAAATTGCGAAATCAACAGCAGAGAGTACAGGAAGAACTTTCAGGTTTAAGCGAGTTAATACAAGAAGACATGAGCGGTATAGGTCTCATTAAAATATACGCTCAAGAAGAAAATGAGCGCCGCGCCTTCCGAGAGAATAATGAGCGCTTATTTCGAGCCAATTTAAGCCTAGCAAGAACCCGGACACTGTTATTTCCCATTTTGGCCGGTTTAGCCAGTTTAAGTTTGCTAATTTTGCTGGCATTTGGTGCCGGTGCCATTGCTGCACAAGAAATTAGCGTCGGCGATTTTATAGCCCTCATTTTATATGTTGAGCGCCTCGTATTTCCCACCGCTTTATTAGGCTTTACAATCACCGCCTATCAGCGAGGAGAAGTCAGCATAGATCGCATCGAAGCCATATTAACTGTAGAGCCAAAAATTACCGATCCAAAACAGCCAATTTCCTTACCCGTGCCGGTGCGCGGCAAAATCGAAGCGCGCGATTTAACTTATTCTTATCCAGGCTCAAAAGTTGAGGCATTATCTCATATCAATTTTACCATAGAACCAGGAGAAACCGTTGCCATAGTCGGCCCGATTGGTTCAGGAAAATCAACTTTAGCCAATGCTTTACCCCACTTGTTAGAAATATCACCTGGCCAGTTATTTTTGGATAATTGCGATATCACCAAATTGCGCTTAGAAGACTTACGAAAAGCAATTTCTTATGTGCCGCAAGACAGTTTTTTATTCAGCGCTACCATCAAAAATAATATCCGCTATGGCAATCCCCTCGCCGAAAAAAACCAAGTAGAAAATGCAGCCAAAGAAGCCCAAATTCACCCAGAAATTTTGAACTTTCCCCAACAGTATGAAACCGTTGTGGGAGAAAGAGGAATTACACTTTCTGGCGGACAAAGACAGCGTACAGCTTTATCGCGTGCATTATTAATGGAAGTGCCGGTTTTGATTTTGGATGATGCGCTTTCGAGTGTTGATAACCAAACAGCCACCCAAATTTTAAATAACTTATCTGCCGGCACTCAGAAAAAAACCGTGATTTTTATTTCCCATCAAATGTCTGCAACCGCACTCGCAGATCGCATTTTTGTCATGGATAAAGGGCAAATTGTCGAAACCGGCACCCATGCAGAATTAATCGCCAATGACGGTTTATATCGTTCCCTCTGGGATCAGCAAAAACTAGAGGAACTATTACGTTAG
- a CDS encoding DUF29 domain-containing protein — MTQELTDLRNSILEGRYEDALFIVDELESMSKEDKINKIKSYLVRIMVHLIKNQIEQRLNNSWSASITDSIAEIKTTNLKDNKTSYYIKEGDWGILLEEAMGRAIRLAAVEVQGGKLRPAQLSAMIDRKQLIQTAENLLNLTYEHSGETLLDIVDTYLVQLPGGENWQLGRD, encoded by the coding sequence ATGACGCAAGAATTAACAGATTTAAGAAACAGCATACTTGAGGGAAGATATGAAGATGCTCTTTTCATTGTCGATGAATTGGAATCAATGAGTAAAGAAGATAAAATTAATAAAATTAAATCCTATTTGGTTAGAATCATGGTTCATTTAATAAAAAACCAGATAGAACAGCGTCTAAATAATTCTTGGTCGGCATCGATTACCGATTCTATCGCAGAGATAAAAACCACCAATTTAAAAGATAATAAAACCTCCTATTATATTAAAGAGGGAGATTGGGGAATCTTACTAGAAGAGGCGATGGGGAGAGCCATTCGGCTTGCTGCTGTAGAAGTGCAAGGCGGAAAATTAAGACCGGCTCAACTTTCAGCTATGATAGATAGAAAACAACTTATCCAAACCGCTGAAAACTTGCTAAATTTAACTTATGAACATTCCGGTGAAACACTTTTAGATATCGTTGATACCTATTTAGTTCAACTACCAGGCGGCGAAAATTGGCAATTGGGGAGAGATTAG